One region of Chryseobacterium sp. SORGH_AS_0447 genomic DNA includes:
- a CDS encoding glycoside hydrolase family 43 protein, with protein sequence MKFLSLTIMFGCFQAAFAQNPIIQTKFTADPAPMVYKDTVFLYTSHDEDDAFGFKMKNWLLYTSTDMVNWTDHGVVASLKDFKWTDPENGAWAPQVIERNGKFYMYCPMPGQRGIGVLVADSPYGPFKDPIGKPLVKNSSDDIDPTVLIDDDGQAYLYWGNPNLWYVKLNEDMISVKGDVVKDPSIAKVKGAADPFHYQEGPWAWKRNGKYYMAYASTCCPEGIGYAMGKSATGPWEFKGMIMDSDKRSNGNHPGIIDYKGKTYVFGFNYNIGKQTMSKHYERRSVCVSEMKYNADGTIQKLPFWNPEGVKRIATLNPYNRVEAETIAFSEGLKTEQMTEWERNNPYDTGKKITDRIVISSVNNGDYLKVQGVDFSKGTQSVEVSAAALYGGSIEIHTDAVDGPLLGTVRVTGKAEGDFFKTIKTPVKNIKGVHDLYFVFKGEKDLFYFDWWKFNKN encoded by the coding sequence ATGAAATTTTTAAGTTTAACCATAATGTTCGGATGCTTCCAGGCCGCATTTGCCCAGAATCCCATCATCCAGACCAAATTCACTGCCGACCCTGCGCCGATGGTTTACAAAGACACGGTTTTCCTTTATACCAGCCACGATGAAGACGATGCTTTCGGATTCAAAATGAAAAACTGGCTGCTGTACACATCTACGGATATGGTCAACTGGACCGATCACGGCGTTGTGGCTTCCCTGAAAGATTTTAAATGGACCGATCCCGAAAACGGAGCCTGGGCTCCCCAAGTCATTGAAAGAAACGGAAAATTCTATATGTATTGCCCGATGCCGGGACAACGCGGAATCGGCGTGTTGGTGGCGGACAGTCCGTACGGTCCTTTCAAAGATCCGATCGGAAAGCCGCTGGTTAAAAATTCCTCCGATGATATTGATCCGACGGTGCTGATCGATGATGACGGACAGGCCTATCTCTATTGGGGAAATCCCAACCTTTGGTACGTTAAGCTGAATGAAGATATGATTTCGGTAAAAGGCGATGTCGTGAAAGATCCGTCCATTGCGAAAGTAAAAGGGGCAGCTGATCCATTTCATTACCAGGAAGGGCCGTGGGCATGGAAAAGAAACGGGAAATATTATATGGCGTATGCCTCAACCTGTTGTCCCGAAGGAATCGGTTATGCGATGGGAAAATCGGCGACCGGACCTTGGGAATTCAAAGGAATGATCATGGACAGCGATAAACGTTCCAACGGAAACCATCCGGGAATCATCGATTACAAAGGCAAAACCTATGTTTTCGGATTCAATTACAACATCGGAAAACAGACCATGAGCAAACATTACGAACGCCGTTCGGTCTGCGTAAGTGAAATGAAATACAATGCCGACGGCACCATCCAAAAGCTGCCGTTCTGGAATCCTGAAGGCGTAAAAAGAATAGCAACCCTCAATCCGTACAACAGGGTAGAGGCCGAAACCATTGCCTTCAGCGAAGGCCTGAAAACAGAGCAGATGACCGAATGGGAAAGGAACAATCCCTATGATACCGGCAAGAAAATTACCGACCGGATCGTAATTTCATCCGTCAATAATGGCGATTACCTCAAAGTGCAGGGCGTGGATTTTTCCAAAGGAACCCAATCTGTGGAAGTCTCCGCAGCTGCTTTGTACGGCGGCAGTATAGAAATCCATACCGATGCTGTTGACGGACCGCTCTTAGGAACCGTCCGGGTAACCGGAAAAGCAGAAGGCGATTTTTTTAAAACAATCAAAACACCGGTTAAAAACATCAAGGGCGTCCACGATCTCTATTTTGTTTTTAAAGGAGAAAAAGACCTTTTCTATTTCGATTGGTGGAAATTTAATAAAAATTAA
- a CDS encoding TIM-barrel domain-containing protein: MNFNTVKTRIFVLTVVMLSGNIDAQSYKKTNSGLSLSAGTLAIEVKWYGGNTVRVMKYPVGKSWVKNSLAVIRKEQQTRFSVSENNDAILLKSDQLQLSIDVKTGKISYRSSSGQELLKETGSNFKPFNDAGNQTFSVSQSFQLEIEEPIYGLGILQNGKMSQRNTDVKMIQNNTWDFIPFFQSVKGYGVFWDNESPTQFTDTPQQTSFSSEVGEGIDYYFIYGKNADGVVAGMRNLTGNVPMLPLWTYGYWQSKERYKSQDELLDVVKKYRELKVPLDGIIQDWQYWENNYQWNAMDFISPDFPDAKKMIQDIHDRNAHLSVSIWSSFGPMTNPYREMDQKGMLFNFKTWPESGRDVWPPDMNYPSGVRVYDAYNPEARNMYWKYLNKGLFSLGVDSWWMDSTEPDHLSQKPEDLDTKTYLGSFRKVRNAYPLMTVGGVYDHQRETTGDKRVFILTRSAFAGQQRYAANTWSGDVNSSWEMLRNQVPAGLNFSLTGNPNFNSDIGGFFAGVYRRNGGAKSPVFQELYVRWLQYGTFTPMMRSHGTDVPREIYQFGKKGDVVYDAIEKFIRLRYSMLPYIYSVSHDVSKNNSSFLRALSMDFSSDKNTWDINNEYLFGKSLLVAPVLYAQYTPEKIITTDENQGWNKDNTTKKENQDSGMDFTQNKTVQVYLPAGADWFDFWTNQKHSGGQKIEKSVTLQSIPLYVKAGSIIPFGPDVQYATEKKWDQLTVNIYSGADADFVLYEDEFDNYNYEKGAFTEIPFHWNEKSKTLTVEARKGKFNGMIEKRNFSLLLPDGQQKTVSYSGKKINISFK, encoded by the coding sequence ATGAATTTTAACACAGTAAAAACCAGAATATTTGTCCTTACGGTGGTCATGCTCTCCGGAAATATTGATGCGCAATCCTATAAAAAGACGAATTCCGGATTGAGTCTTTCTGCGGGAACTCTGGCTATTGAGGTAAAATGGTATGGCGGTAATACGGTTAGGGTAATGAAATATCCGGTTGGAAAATCATGGGTGAAAAACAGCCTGGCAGTCATCCGAAAGGAACAGCAGACCCGTTTTTCGGTTTCCGAAAACAATGATGCTATTTTATTAAAATCGGATCAGCTCCAGCTTTCCATTGATGTTAAGACCGGAAAAATAAGTTACCGGTCATCGTCAGGACAGGAACTTTTGAAAGAAACCGGAAGTAATTTCAAGCCATTCAACGATGCCGGGAATCAAACCTTTTCTGTTTCACAGTCTTTTCAGCTGGAGATAGAAGAGCCGATCTATGGCCTGGGAATTCTGCAGAACGGGAAAATGTCTCAGCGGAATACCGATGTTAAAATGATTCAGAACAACACCTGGGATTTTATTCCGTTCTTTCAGTCGGTGAAAGGATATGGCGTTTTCTGGGATAACGAATCGCCGACCCAATTTACCGATACGCCGCAGCAGACGTCTTTCTCTTCCGAGGTGGGCGAGGGCATTGATTATTATTTTATTTATGGGAAAAATGCCGACGGCGTAGTAGCAGGAATGCGGAACCTGACCGGGAATGTGCCGATGCTCCCGCTCTGGACGTACGGCTACTGGCAGAGCAAAGAACGCTACAAAAGTCAGGATGAACTGTTAGATGTAGTGAAAAAATACAGGGAATTAAAAGTTCCTCTTGACGGAATCATCCAGGATTGGCAGTATTGGGAAAATAATTACCAGTGGAATGCGATGGATTTCATCAGCCCTGATTTTCCCGATGCCAAAAAAATGATTCAGGATATTCATGATAGGAACGCACATCTTTCTGTTTCCATCTGGTCATCCTTTGGGCCGATGACGAATCCGTACCGGGAAATGGATCAGAAAGGAATGCTGTTCAACTTTAAAACGTGGCCGGAATCGGGACGTGATGTATGGCCGCCGGATATGAACTATCCTTCCGGGGTGCGTGTCTACGATGCATACAACCCCGAAGCCAGGAATATGTATTGGAAATATTTAAATAAGGGCCTTTTCAGCTTAGGAGTAGATTCCTGGTGGATGGATTCTACGGAACCCGACCACCTCAGCCAGAAACCGGAAGACCTCGATACCAAAACGTATTTAGGATCATTCAGAAAAGTGAGAAATGCCTATCCGTTAATGACGGTAGGCGGTGTTTATGATCATCAGCGCGAAACCACAGGCGATAAAAGGGTTTTTATTCTCACCAGATCAGCGTTTGCAGGACAGCAAAGATACGCAGCCAACACCTGGTCGGGTGATGTTAATTCTTCCTGGGAAATGTTGCGCAATCAGGTGCCGGCAGGGTTAAATTTCAGCCTGACGGGAAACCCGAATTTCAATTCCGATATCGGCGGTTTCTTTGCCGGTGTTTACCGAAGGAATGGCGGTGCGAAGAGCCCGGTGTTCCAGGAATTGTATGTTCGCTGGCTCCAGTACGGAACTTTCACTCCGATGATGCGTTCCCACGGAACCGATGTTCCCAGAGAAATTTATCAGTTTGGAAAAAAAGGTGATGTCGTGTACGATGCAATAGAAAAATTCATCAGGCTGCGCTACAGCATGCTGCCGTATATTTATTCCGTTTCCCATGACGTTTCCAAAAACAATTCGAGTTTTCTCCGTGCATTGTCAATGGATTTTTCATCAGACAAAAACACCTGGGATATCAATAATGAATATCTTTTCGGGAAGTCATTGCTGGTAGCACCTGTTCTCTATGCGCAGTACACCCCGGAAAAAATCATAACCACCGATGAAAACCAGGGTTGGAATAAAGATAACACTACAAAGAAAGAAAATCAGGATTCCGGGATGGATTTCACCCAAAACAAAACCGTGCAGGTCTATCTTCCGGCTGGAGCCGATTGGTTCGACTTCTGGACGAATCAGAAGCACAGCGGCGGTCAGAAGATTGAAAAATCCGTTACCCTCCAGAGCATTCCATTATACGTGAAAGCAGGAAGCATTATTCCGTTCGGTCCTGATGTACAATATGCAACGGAGAAAAAATGGGATCAGCTTACCGTAAATATCTATTCCGGAGCCGATGCCGATTTTGTTTTGTACGAAGACGAATTTGATAATTACAATTACGAAAAAGGAGCCTTTACTGAAATCCCTTTTCACTGGAACGAAAAATCAAAAACACTTACCGTTGAAGCCAGGAAAGGCAAATTTAACGGGATGATTGAAAAAAGAAATTTCAGTTTACTTCTTCCGGACGGTCAGCAGAAAACCGTGAGTTATTCCGGGAAAAAGATCAACATAAGTTTTAAATAA
- a CDS encoding NPCBM/NEW2 domain-containing protein: protein MFRFKLFVLSFLIAGCCLNAQTTIWLDQLDLSVATQGNGKPGINTSVDGKKLTIAGKMFDRGFGTHAESSLLIRLNGKVTKFSAWVGIDDEMKGHEPAVEFEIYGDNKKLWSSGIMHLGDKAKPVSVSLKGIKQLELVVADGGNGPYYDHADWVDARFETTGVSTLETFNPIASKPYILTPKPSAVPKINSAAIYGVRPGSPFLFRIPATGERPMAFAAKNLPKGLTIDSQTGIITGKIDTKGTYEVLLSAKNAKGSVSKKLRIVSGDKIALTPTMGWNSWNCFGHEVSADKVKRAADALVRTGLVNHGWNYINVDDSWQYNRDGKDPSFKGQFRDKDGYILTNSKFPDMKNLGDYIHANGLKMGIYSSPGPWTCGGCAGSYGYEKQDAESYARWGVDYLKYDWCSYGGVIDGLPDNDPSKVPSLAFNGGGDLDKGVKPFKLMGDLLYGQPRDIVYNLCQYGMGDVWKWGDETHAQSWRTTNDITDTWASVKSIALAQDKAAPYAKPGNRNDPDMLVVGVVGWGNPHQSKLKPDEQYLHISLWSIFSAPLLIGCDLEKLDDFTLNLLTNDEVIAVNQDALGKQGVCLDTVGELKIYVKDLEDGGKAVAFANFGREKVKMSYKDFKKLGISGNQVVRDIWRQKDISKINVDKENLALDIPAHGVSYYKFISK, encoded by the coding sequence ATGTTCAGATTTAAACTTTTTGTTCTCAGCTTTCTCATTGCCGGATGCTGTTTAAATGCACAAACAACCATCTGGTTAGACCAATTGGACCTGAGCGTTGCCACGCAGGGAAACGGGAAACCCGGAATCAATACGTCTGTGGACGGTAAAAAACTGACGATTGCCGGCAAAATGTTTGACCGGGGTTTCGGAACCCACGCCGAAAGTTCTTTGCTGATTAGATTAAACGGAAAAGTCACAAAATTTTCAGCATGGGTCGGGATCGATGATGAAATGAAAGGCCACGAGCCCGCAGTGGAATTTGAAATTTACGGCGACAACAAAAAACTCTGGTCAAGCGGCATTATGCATCTGGGCGACAAAGCCAAACCCGTTTCGGTATCGTTAAAAGGAATCAAACAGCTGGAACTGGTCGTTGCAGACGGCGGAAATGGCCCGTATTACGACCACGCCGACTGGGTGGATGCCCGGTTTGAAACCACCGGCGTTTCTACGTTGGAAACCTTCAACCCGATTGCCTCGAAACCCTATATTTTAACCCCTAAACCTTCGGCTGTACCGAAGATCAATTCCGCAGCGATCTACGGCGTCCGCCCTGGTTCACCCTTTTTGTTCAGGATTCCGGCAACAGGAGAACGTCCGATGGCTTTTGCAGCGAAAAACCTTCCTAAAGGTTTAACAATAGATTCTCAAACCGGAATCATTACCGGAAAAATAGATACGAAAGGAACCTACGAAGTCCTTTTATCAGCTAAAAATGCTAAAGGCTCAGTTTCAAAAAAATTAAGAATAGTAAGCGGTGACAAAATAGCTTTAACACCGACCATGGGCTGGAACAGCTGGAACTGTTTCGGGCACGAAGTATCTGCCGACAAAGTAAAAAGGGCAGCGGATGCGTTAGTGAGAACCGGGCTGGTTAACCACGGCTGGAATTACATCAATGTCGATGATTCCTGGCAATACAACCGCGACGGGAAAGACCCGTCTTTCAAAGGGCAGTTCCGGGATAAGGACGGTTATATTTTAACCAACTCCAAATTTCCGGATATGAAAAACCTGGGCGATTACATTCATGCCAACGGATTGAAAATGGGGATCTATTCCTCTCCGGGACCCTGGACCTGCGGCGGATGTGCCGGAAGCTACGGATACGAAAAACAGGATGCCGAAAGCTACGCCAGATGGGGCGTCGATTACCTGAAATACGACTGGTGCAGCTACGGCGGCGTGATCGACGGTCTGCCGGATAACGACCCAAGCAAAGTTCCTTCACTGGCATTCAACGGCGGCGGCGATCTGGATAAAGGGGTAAAACCATTTAAACTGATGGGCGACCTGCTCTACGGACAGCCGAGGGATATTGTCTACAACCTCTGCCAGTACGGGATGGGCGATGTCTGGAAATGGGGCGATGAAACCCATGCCCAGTCCTGGCGTACCACCAACGATATTACCGATACCTGGGCCAGCGTGAAAAGTATTGCGCTTGCGCAGGACAAAGCCGCTCCGTACGCAAAACCCGGCAACCGGAATGATCCGGATATGCTGGTCGTAGGAGTGGTCGGCTGGGGAAATCCGCACCAGAGCAAGCTGAAACCCGATGAGCAGTATCTCCACATCAGCCTTTGGAGCATTTTCTCCGCACCGTTGCTGATCGGCTGTGACCTTGAAAAGCTGGATGATTTTACTTTAAATCTTTTAACCAACGATGAGGTAATTGCCGTCAATCAGGACGCTTTGGGAAAACAGGGTGTGTGCCTGGACACCGTTGGCGAACTGAAAATCTATGTTAAAGACCTTGAAGACGGCGGAAAAGCGGTGGCTTTTGCCAATTTCGGAAGGGAAAAAGTGAAAATGTCTTACAAAGATTTTAAAAAATTGGGAATTTCAGGAAATCAGGTGGTGAGAGATATTTGGAGACAGAAAGATATTTCGAAAATCAATGTGGATAAGGAAAATCTGGCTTTAGATATTCCGGCGCACGGCGTTTCTTATTACAAATTCATTTCAAAATAA
- a CDS encoding alpha/beta hydrolase-fold protein, with protein sequence MKITSLLIISASLIVVPLTAQNTHRQAPAGFDVANIGIPHGKIDSIQYPSKTVGVTRKALIYTPPGFKKGNKYPVLYLLHGIGGDEKEWYKNGTPQIILDNLYAQGKLTPMIIVLPNGRAMKDDRATGNIMAKDKVEAFATFEKDLLNDLIPYIENKFPVKKDRDNRAIAGLSMGGGQTLNFGLGNIDKFAWVGGFSSAPNTKEPQKLLPDPAKAKNLKLLWISCGDADGLMPFSKRTHDYLAQNKIPHIFYIEPGGHDFKVWKNDLYIFSQLIFKPVDKSTFSDFTVLGLPAESNIRNAQYPQIMPNGKAIFRVKAPEAQKVQIDLGKKYDLTKDSDGVWKTTTDSLSEGFHYYSMVIDNVSVADPSSKTFYGMGRYASGIEVPFAGDGYYAMKDVPHGDIRIQNLFSKVTNSWRRVFIYTPPGYDKNTAESYPVLYILHGGGEDESGWAMQGKTNLIMDNLIAEGKAKPMIVVMPDANIGPAGFGSFGDRNLQMFDKELKESVIPFAEANFRIKKDAANRALAGLSMGGIYTLHTGVQNYNMFSSLGVFSSGWILPSLQEVADKEYKFMTDNQSQINSNIKNFWISMGGKEDIAYKNCQVMMKKLDNLGIKYTYSEYPGGHTWPVWRNNLYNFAQLLFK encoded by the coding sequence ATGAAGATTACATCTCTACTTATCATAAGCGCATCCTTAATCGTGGTGCCGTTAACAGCCCAGAATACACATAGACAGGCTCCTGCAGGATTTGATGTGGCCAATATCGGAATTCCTCATGGTAAAATCGACTCGATTCAATATCCCTCAAAGACCGTAGGCGTAACCCGAAAAGCGCTAATCTATACGCCGCCGGGCTTCAAAAAGGGGAATAAATATCCGGTCCTGTACCTGCTTCACGGGATAGGCGGGGACGAAAAAGAATGGTATAAAAACGGGACACCGCAGATTATTCTCGATAACCTGTATGCGCAGGGTAAACTGACGCCGATGATTATCGTGCTGCCAAACGGGAGAGCGATGAAAGACGACCGCGCAACCGGCAACATCATGGCCAAAGACAAAGTGGAAGCATTTGCTACTTTTGAAAAAGATTTACTGAACGATCTCATTCCGTATATAGAAAATAAATTTCCGGTTAAAAAAGACCGTGACAACAGAGCGATTGCCGGACTTTCGATGGGTGGCGGACAAACCCTGAACTTCGGGCTTGGAAACATCGACAAATTTGCCTGGGTAGGAGGGTTCTCATCTGCTCCGAATACAAAAGAACCGCAGAAGCTGCTTCCGGATCCCGCTAAAGCAAAGAATTTAAAACTGCTCTGGATTTCATGCGGTGATGCAGACGGACTGATGCCGTTCAGCAAAAGGACCCACGATTACCTGGCGCAGAATAAAATTCCGCATATTTTCTACATCGAACCGGGTGGCCACGATTTCAAAGTATGGAAAAACGATCTGTATATTTTCTCACAGCTGATTTTCAAGCCTGTTGACAAAAGCACCTTTTCCGATTTTACCGTATTGGGTCTTCCTGCAGAATCCAACATCAGGAATGCACAGTACCCGCAGATCATGCCCAACGGAAAGGCCATTTTCAGGGTAAAAGCGCCGGAAGCACAGAAAGTCCAGATCGATCTTGGAAAAAAATACGACTTGACCAAAGATTCAGACGGCGTCTGGAAAACAACGACCGATTCTTTAAGCGAAGGATTCCATTACTATTCAATGGTGATCGACAATGTATCGGTGGCAGACCCTTCCAGCAAAACCTTTTACGGAATGGGAAGATACGCCAGCGGAATCGAAGTGCCTTTTGCAGGCGATGGCTATTACGCGATGAAAGACGTCCCGCACGGAGACATCAGGATTCAGAATCTTTTCTCGAAAGTAACCAATTCCTGGAGGAGGGTGTTTATTTATACTCCGCCGGGCTATGATAAAAATACTGCTGAATCGTATCCGGTGCTGTATATCCTGCACGGCGGCGGCGAGGACGAAAGCGGATGGGCGATGCAGGGAAAAACCAACCTGATTATGGACAACCTGATTGCCGAAGGCAAAGCCAAACCGATGATCGTCGTGATGCCGGATGCCAACATCGGACCTGCGGGATTCGGAAGCTTCGGAGACCGTAATCTTCAGATGTTTGACAAGGAACTGAAAGAATCGGTAATCCCGTTTGCCGAAGCGAACTTCAGGATTAAAAAAGATGCGGCCAACAGGGCATTGGCCGGACTTTCAATGGGCGGAATCTACACGCTGCACACCGGTGTTCAGAATTACAATATGTTTTCCTCGCTGGGTGTTTTCAGTTCAGGATGGATCCTGCCTTCACTTCAGGAAGTAGCGGACAAAGAATATAAGTTTATGACCGATAACCAATCGCAGATCAATTCCAACATCAAAAACTTCTGGATTTCGATGGGTGGAAAAGAAGACATCGCTTACAAAAACTGCCAGGTGATGATGAAAAAACTGGATAATCTGGGCATTAAATATACCTATTCCGAATATCCGGGCGGTCACACCTGGCCGGTATGGAGGAACAATCTGTACAACTTTGCGCAGCTGCTTTTCAAATAA
- a CDS encoding glycoside hydrolase family 97 protein, with amino-acid sequence MDCIKAHIEKNIFSKAILMMLLLGFSSWFSANNWVVKSPNDKIIVNVFNSNNTGNGNWFLNVKFNNNGKITEAISKIDLGLILWEGNSFGEMKLLKTSKPLLIKENYSMPHGKSSQRHNEGNEVVFTFENKEKKKLNLILRAYNDGIAFRYSLSEKGNYTVLEELTSYTVGNDTARWTEKWNPANEGLYSAMAGDKTQQEEWGYPALFQAKEKNCWFLLHESAVDGNYCGSKLSNRADKNTYKITFLDPKDGRGKGESLPKITFPWKSPWRVIIIGSLNDMVASTLVDDVAPPSVIKNTDWIKPGAVSWNYWSDNHGTRDFKTVCEFADLAVAMDWPYTLLDWEWDSMGNGGNLEDALQYIHSRGVKPLMWYNSGGDHTWVASTPKDRMLNHENRIEEFSKLKKLGVAGVKVDFFESEKQEMIQYYLDILEDAAKFEMMVYFHGCLVPRGWARTYPNLMTYEAVRGAEWYNNGPEFTATAPVHNTILPFTRNVVGSMDYTPVTFTNSQFPHLTSYGHELALSVLFESALQHFADRPEGYSDLPDAPKQFLKEVPTAWDETKLLQGFPGKEVVMARRKNTDWYIGGINGENVEKNVLITFDFLEKNKKYKLRIIKDGKHDKQLVTDDLVIGSADSVTVKELRRGGFAAVISPL; translated from the coding sequence ATGGATTGCATTAAAGCTCATATCGAAAAAAACATTTTCTCAAAAGCAATTCTGATGATGCTTTTGCTGGGTTTTTCCAGTTGGTTTTCAGCGAATAATTGGGTGGTAAAATCTCCGAATGATAAAATTATCGTCAATGTTTTCAATTCAAATAATACCGGAAATGGAAATTGGTTTTTGAATGTGAAGTTTAATAATAATGGAAAAATTACAGAAGCTATTTCAAAAATTGATTTGGGATTGATTCTTTGGGAAGGCAATTCTTTTGGTGAAATGAAATTATTAAAAACGTCGAAACCGCTTTTAATAAAGGAAAATTATTCGATGCCTCACGGGAAATCTTCTCAGAGGCACAATGAAGGAAATGAAGTGGTGTTTACTTTTGAAAATAAAGAAAAGAAAAAGCTAAATCTTATTCTTCGTGCTTACAATGACGGCATTGCTTTTAGGTATTCGCTTTCCGAAAAAGGAAATTATACCGTGCTGGAGGAATTGACTTCCTACACCGTTGGCAACGATACCGCACGCTGGACCGAAAAATGGAATCCCGCCAATGAGGGCCTGTATTCTGCGATGGCCGGCGATAAAACGCAGCAGGAAGAATGGGGGTATCCGGCTCTGTTCCAGGCCAAAGAGAAGAACTGCTGGTTTTTATTGCACGAATCGGCTGTTGATGGAAATTACTGTGGTTCTAAACTGAGCAACAGAGCTGATAAAAATACATATAAAATAACCTTTCTGGATCCGAAAGACGGCCGCGGAAAAGGAGAATCATTACCCAAAATTACCTTTCCCTGGAAATCGCCCTGGCGAGTGATCATTATCGGGAGTCTCAATGATATGGTCGCTTCCACATTGGTTGATGACGTGGCACCGCCTTCTGTCATCAAAAATACAGACTGGATAAAACCGGGAGCGGTTTCCTGGAACTACTGGTCGGATAACCACGGGACCAGAGACTTCAAAACGGTCTGCGAATTTGCCGATCTGGCTGTTGCCATGGACTGGCCGTACACTTTGTTGGACTGGGAATGGGATTCGATGGGCAACGGCGGAAATCTGGAAGATGCGTTACAATATATTCATTCTAGAGGCGTCAAACCGTTGATGTGGTACAATTCCGGCGGCGACCATACTTGGGTTGCGTCCACTCCGAAAGACCGGATGCTCAATCATGAAAATAGGATAGAAGAATTTTCCAAACTTAAAAAGCTGGGCGTTGCCGGGGTAAAAGTTGATTTTTTCGAAAGTGAAAAACAGGAAATGATTCAGTATTATCTGGATATTCTGGAAGATGCGGCGAAGTTTGAAATGATGGTCTATTTCCACGGATGCCTGGTTCCGAGAGGCTGGGCCAGAACCTACCCGAATCTCATGACCTACGAAGCCGTCCGTGGTGCCGAATGGTACAACAACGGACCTGAATTTACCGCCACCGCGCCGGTTCACAATACCATTTTGCCTTTTACCAGAAATGTAGTCGGCTCCATGGATTACACGCCGGTCACCTTTACCAATTCACAGTTTCCGCACCTTACTTCCTACGGCCATGAGCTGGCGTTAAGCGTTCTGTTTGAATCTGCACTGCAGCACTTTGCGGACCGGCCGGAAGGCTACTCCGACTTGCCGGATGCGCCGAAGCAATTTTTAAAAGAAGTTCCGACCGCCTGGGATGAAACGAAACTATTGCAGGGATTTCCCGGAAAAGAAGTCGTGATGGCCCGGAGAAAAAATACGGATTGGTACATCGGCGGAATCAACGGCGAAAATGTCGAGAAAAATGTCCTGATTACATTTGATTTTTTAGAAAAGAATAAAAAGTACAAGCTAAGGATAATAAAAGACGGAAAGCACGACAAGCAGCTGGTGACCGATGATCTGGTCATCGGAAGTGCAGATTCCGTTACCGTGAAAGAACTGAGGAGAGGCGGTTTTGCTGCCGTAATTTCACCCTTGTAA